In Rhizobium sp. CIAT894, the genomic window GCTGGCAGGGCGCCCCCCGTCACCCCCTTCATCGGCGCGTCATCGTCATTGCCAACCCAGACACCCACCACGAGGGCGTCCGTGAAGCCGACGAACCAGGCATCCCGATTGTTCTGGCTGGTGCCGGTCTTGCCGGCCGCAAAGGTGCCGGGATCTGCTCCCCGTCCAGTGCCGCGCTCGACCACCAGTTGCAGCAGCCCGAGGAGATCGGACTGGTAGGGCGAGAGATCGACACTCGGCTTCGATTGTGCGCCAACGCGAAAGGTCTTGGGCTGCCCTGCCGCTTGGAAATCGATGATGCCCCAGGGCCTGACAGGTGCCCTGCCGAGCTGGACGGACGCATAGGCGCTGGTGAGATTAAGCAGATTGACTTCGGAGGTACCGAGCGCCAAAGACGGCGTGTTGGCCAGTGGCGCATCGATGCCGAGTTCGCGCGCTGCGGCAATCACATTGTCCAGGCCGACCTCTTGGGCAAGCGTTACTGACGCGGCATTGAGCGATCGCGCGAACGCCTCGGCAAGCGTGACCCAACCGTGATAATTGCCGCCGGAATTTTCCGGCGACCAGCCATCGATGTCGATTGGCGCGTCCAGCACCTGGTCGGACAAGGTGAGCCCAGCTTTCAATGCCGCGAAGTAGACAAACAGCTTGAAGGTGGAGCCCGGCTGGCGCATCGCAGTGACGGCGCGGTTGAACTGGCTCGCCTTGTAGTCGCGCCCGCCAACCATCGCAACGACCGCGCCGTCCGGCGTCATCGCAACCAGCGCGGCCTGCGATGCTCCCACTGTTTTTCCTTCACCATCTAAGGACCTTGTCACGATCCTTTCGGCGATCTGCTGCAATTGCGGCACCAGCGTGGTGCGCACCGTCGTCGAGCCTGGCGAGGAGCCGGCGATTTCGCTCGCCTGCGGCGAAATCCAGTCTGCAAACCAGCTTCCGGAGCGCGGCGTGGGCGTCGTTGGGTGCAGCCTGGCAAAGCTCGTCTTGGCCTCCGCCGCCTGTGGCGCGGTGATTTTGCCATTGGCCGTCATCGCGTCGAGAACGACCATGGTGCGCTGCCGGGCGCCTTCGAAATTGTCGATCGGGTTCCATTGGCTCGGCGCCCGCAGCAGCCCCGCCAGCATCGCCGACTCCGGCAGGTTGAGGGCGCCGATATCCTTGTTGAAATAGATGCGCGCGGCGGCAGGCATGCCGGTTGCGCCCGCGCCAAGATAGACGCTGTTGAGATAGCGCGTCAGGATTTCATGCTTGCCGAGCTTCCACTCCAGCCAGACGGCGATGACAAGCTCCTGAATCTTCCGTTTTATCGTTCGATCGCTGTCGAGATATTGCAGCTTGATGAGCTGCTGCGTGATGGTGCTGCCGCCCTCGACCACCGAGCCGGCCTCCAGGTTCCGCAGAAACGCCCTGCCGATGCCCCTCGGATCGACGCCGAAATGGTCCATGAACCGGCGGTCCTCGATCGAAAGCACGGCGTCGATCAGATGGGGTGGAAACTGGTCGTATCGCGCATATGGTCCTTGATAAGGCCCCTGTCTGACCAATGGCGCGCCGTCGGCGGTTTCCAGCACCACGACCGGCTTCAGTGTTCCATCCCGGATTTCGCTCCAGGGCACATCCTTCAGTGCCCATACCAGCACGCTGGTGACGAGGAGGCAGACAAGCAACGCCGTCCCTATGGCGAATTTCCGCCAGCCCGCCAGAAGCGGCCGGCGCCGCCGGCGACTTTCACCAGGATTGCCACGCCGATCGCGAATTCCGCGTCCGGCTCTGGCCAGAGCAGTGGTCATCCACCGAATTGGCGCCGATGTGGTTACCAGCCGCATCGACCTCCTCAGCTTCCGCCTTAGAACCGAAGCGGCTGTCCTGGTCTTCGCCAACGCCGAACTTGCCTGCAAATCGTGACGCAGCGCACGGAACAGACTGCTCGCGGCCCGTCTGGTTTGGCCGAAGGATCCCTGGGGCGGTTGCGGGTCGTCGACTTGGGTGATGTCTTGCGAATCCGAGGCTGCGGCTTGCGGCGCCGAATCGACTGTCTGATTGCGACCCGAGCTCGAGCTGCCAACGCTTTCACCTGAGGATTCGGCACTTGAGGATTCGGGCGAATTGGGCATCGTTTACCGCTAAAAAGCCAACGCAGCATGACCTTTATAGCCGGGTGATGCCGAGTGTTCTACCGCAAAAGGCCAAACGTTTCCCGTTTCCCGTCTGGCCGCCGGAAGCAGACACGAAGCTCATTTCACAACGTCCAAGTCCTGGAGGCCAGTCCTGCTGGCCCCCAGATCTTATCAGATATCGCTGGCAGCGCTCGACCAGAGGTCGGCGGCTTCGGCTGCCGTCATGCGCCGTACCTCGGCCTCGTGGCTGCGGCTGGCGAAGAGTTCGCTGGCCATGATCTGTTCGGCAAGATCGGCCGGCAGCGAGAGAATGACGCGGCCTTCGCCATTGTGCAGGCCGCCAAGTTCGGTGCGCTTGCCGGTCACCATGCCGCCGGCGACCGTGTTGTTGGTCTCCGGATCGATCAGGATGAAGGAGCCGGACTGCCGGTTCTGCTCATACGGGTCGAAGATCGCCGCTTCGTCGAAGGAAAGGCGCACTTTGCCGATTGCGTTCATGTAGAGCCGCTGGGCGGCGTTCCATGTGCCGGTCTTGAGTTCCAGCTGGCTGAGCGGCTGCACCTGGACGCGCTGGCGGCGCGAACCGCTTTTCAGCCAGTAGCGTTTGCCGGGCTCGATGCCTTCGGGCTGGAGTGCGACGATCTGTGCGTCGAAGGCAAGGCCGACCTGCGGCTGGGCGTCGATCGAGACGATCATGTCGCCGCGCGCCACATCGACCTGGCGGTCGAGCACCAGCGTGATCGCATCACCGGCAACGGCGGCATTGCGCACCAGATCGAAGGTGACGATCTTGGAGACATTGGCGACCATGCCGGACGGCAGGATCATGACGCTGTCGCCCGGCTTGACCGAGCCGCCGGCAACCGTGCCCTGATAACCGCGGAAGCTTTCGCCCGGGCGCGAGACACGCTGCACCGAAAGGCGGAAGCCGACCGTCTGCGACGAGCGCACGGTCGCAAGCTCCAGCGTCTCGACCAGCGTCGGGCCGGTGTACCAGGGCATGGCGGCCTGGCCGGAATAGACGACGTTTTCGCCCTTCAGCGCCGACATCGGAATGGCGGTGATCTGCTTGACGCCGAGCGACAGGGCAAATTCCCGGAATTCATGGCTGATCTTGTCGAAGCCGGCGCGATCATAGCCCGTCAGGTCGATCTTGTTGACGGCGAGCACGAACTGCTTGATGCCGAGCAGCGAAGCGATCGTCGCGTGGCGGCGCGTCTGCTCCAGAATGCCGAAGCGCGCATCGACGAGCAGGATGGCGAGATCGGCGGTCGAGGCGCCGGTCGCCATGTTGCGGGTATATTGCTCGTGGCCGGGCGTGTCGGCGACGATGAAGGAGCGCTTGTCGGTCGAGAAATAGCGATAGGCGACATCGATGGTGATGCCCTGTTCGCGCTCGGCCTGCAGGCCGTCGAGCAGCAGGGCGAAGTCGGGCAGGCCGAGATCGTTCTGCTTGCCGGTGGAATCGCGCTGCAGCGTGGCGGCCTGGTCTTCCTTGACCGCCTTGGTGTCCCAGAGCAGGCGGCCGATCAGGGTCGACTTGCCGTCATCGACGCTGCCGCAGGTAATCAGGCGCAACGGGCGCGAGTCGCGCAGAGCTTTCTGCGGCTCGGCCGCAGGCAGGCTGACGGCGGTGGCGGCCGAGACGGCGGTGTTGGCTGCGGTCATCTCAGAAATATCCTTCACGCTTCTTCTTTTCCATGGAGCCGGACTGGTCGCGGTCGATGGCGCGGCCCTGGCGTTCGGACACCGTTGCAATTTCGAGTTCGGCGATCACCTCTTCGAGGGTGGTCGCCTGGGAGCGGATGGCGCCGGTCAGCGGGAAATCGCCGAGCGTGCGGAAGCGGATCATGCCTTCCTGGCGCACTTCGCCGGGCAGCAGTTCCAGGCGCGGATCCTCGGCCAGGATCATCATGCCGTCGCGCTCCACGAACGGCCGCTTCCTGGCGTAGTAGAGCGGCACCAGCGGAATGTCCTCGGCCTGGATGTAGCGCCAGATATCCACTTCCGTCCAGTTCGACAGCGGGAAGGCGCGCACGCTCTCGCCCTTGCGGATCATGCCGTTATAGACGTTCCAGAGTTCCGGCCGCTGGTTGCGCGGATCCCAGCGATGGTCGGGGGTACGGAAGGAATAGATGCGCTCCTTGGCGCGGCTTGCCTCCTCGTCGCGGCGCGCGCCGCCGAAAGCGGCGTCGAACTGGCCGGCATCGAGCGCCTGGCGCAGGCTTTCGGTCTTCATGATGTCGGTGAAGGCGGCCGAACCATGGGTGAAGGGCGTGATGTTTTCGGCCGCGCCGCGCGGATTGATGTGCTCGATCAGGTCGAGATCGTACTTCTTCGCGGTTTCGTCGCGGAAGGCGATCATCTCGCGGAATTTCCAGCCGGTATTCACATGCAGCAGCGGGAAGGGCACGCGGCCGGGATAGAAGGCCTTGCGCGCCAGGTGCAGCAGCACCGAGGAATCCTTGCCGATCGAATAGAGCATGACGGGACGCTCGAATTCGGCCGCGACCTCGCGGAAGATATGGATGGATTCGTTTTCCAGCGCCTTCAGATGCGGGTCGAGCGGCGCCTTGGTGCTCTGGGGATTGCTGAGTTCCGTATCCGGACGGCTATCGGGCATGTCTTACTCCAGGCTGTCTGTCGTTTGCGGCGGCCCGCAAACAATTCCTTGATGTTGGCTTTCCCAAGGCAGCGGCGGTCGCCGCGCCTTGAATTGGGATAGCCGTGAAGTTGATTATACCGCGGCGATCGCCGCAGCTTCTTCGGCGACATGCAGGCCGCATTCGCGCGTCTCGTCCTGCTCCCACCACCAGCGGCCGGCGCGTTCCGGCTCGCCGGGCTTGATCGCCCGGGTGCAGGGCTCGCAGCCGATCGAGGGATAGCCGCGGGCATGCAGCGGGTTGACCGGCACGCCGTTTGCGGCAACGAAGGCCTTGATCGCCTCGAGATCCCAATCGGCGAGCGGATTGACCTTCAACAGGTGCCGTTCGGCATCATATTCGGCAAAGGGCGTTTCAGCGCGGTTGGCGGATTGGCCGCGGCGCAGGCCGGTGATCCAGATGGTGGCACCTTCGAGCGCGCGCGCAAGCGGCTTCAGCTTGCGCACGCCGCAACAGGCATGCCGGGCCTCGACGCTCTCGTAGAAACCGTTGAGGCCGTATTGCGCCGCATAGGCGTCGATATCGGCCTTTTCAGGCTCATAGCGCTGGATCTTGATGTCGTACTGGCTTTCCGTCTCTTCGATCAGCGCCAGCGTCTCGGCAAACAGCCGGCCGGTCTGCAGCGTTGCGACATCGATCGGCAGGCGGTGGGTGCCGATCTCGGCTGATATCACCTGGTCCTCGATGCCGAGCGAAGTGGTGAACACCACACGGCCGCCGAGGCTCGAGACCAGCGACAGACGCCCGGCCAGGTCGAGACCCGCCAGCCTGTCATTCACAGCCTCGGCTTCGGCAATCGAATTGATAACAGTCATAGATTCCTGTCCTTTGTTGACCGGAGTATCGCAGTTCAATCCAGGATCGGACAGAAAAAGGGATTTCGAAAGCTGCGGCCGGAGGAGCAAATATCTCTCCTAAGCTGCCGCAATGCAAAAAAAACAGCCGCCCGAGGATAAAAATCCCCGCGAACAGCTTGTATGTCTATAAAAATAGTAGAGTTACACGTAGCCTGTCAATCCGAAATCTGAAGTGATGCCGAAAAAGGTGCGAAACGGACCGTTTTGGCGTAGATTGCAGAACGTTGGCCGAGGGTGAAAAACAAGGCCAAAATGCTTGTTCCTCAAGGCCTTCCCCGGCGCGTTCAAATTCCGTTCATGCTGGTTGTGCCATAGAGGCGAAAGTACTTCCGTAGCGGTGCGGAGAATCGCGCCGCCTGTGTGTGTCGATGGTCTGAGATGATTACGCAAAAGGCGAAATATGCGCTGCGGGCGCTGACGGCTCTGGCCGATGCCGATGCCGACGAACCGGTGATGATTTCCGATATCGCGGCACAGCAGAAGATCCCGAAGAAGTTCCTCGAACAGATCCTGCTCGACCTGAAACATCACGGCATCGTCGTCAGCCGCCGCGGCAAGCAGGGCGGTTATCTCCTGCTCAAACCTGCCCACACCATCACCTTCGGCGAGATCCTGCGCATCGTCGACGGCCCGATCGCGCCGCTGCCCTGCCTGTCGATCACCGCCTACCGCCGGTGCGACGATTGCGACGGCGAACAGAACTGCCAGATCCGCCACGTCTTCGCCAAGGTGGCCGACGCCACCCGCAAGGTGCTGTTCTCCACGACCATCGCCGACGCCGCCCAGCCCGCCCACAGCGCCGAAGTCACCCGGCTGCTCGCCTGATCGGCAGCTTTCCCAGATCATCCCGCTCCCGCCCGCCGCGCCCTGATCGCCGCGGCGATGAACACGCGTGAGAGGCCGTGGTAGAGCGGCTCGCGCGACAGGAGCCGCGAGGTGATGTAGCCGATCATCGACACCGCCATGATCGGGATGACGGCCTGGTGATCGCCGGTCATTTCCAGAATGATGACGAAGGCCGTCATCGGCGCCTGCACCACGCCGGAGAAATAGCCGGCCATGCCGAGGATCGCCGCAAGCGCAATGCCGCTGCCCATCAGCTGGCCGACGGTGCTGCCGAAGCCGGCGCCGACGGCAAGCGAAGGCGCGAAGATGCCGCCCGGAATGCCTGAAATCATCGACAGGAAGCCGGCAACCAGCTTTTCCAGGAAGAAGATCAGGGGCAGGGGGTTGCCTTCGACGGCCCCTTTCGCCTGGTCGTAACCGGTGCCGAAGGTCGTGCCGCCCGAGAGCATGCCGATGACGGCGACGGCAAGGCCGCAGACGGCCGCCAGCAGCACCATCCGCCGCAGCGGCTGCGGCTGCGCGAAACGGCGGATATGCTGGCCGGCATGGAGCGCAAGGCCGCTGAACGCAGCGCCAAGGGCGCCGCCGCCGATGCCGCAGACGAGCACCAGTTCCCAGTCGCGCAGCGAAGCCGGCGCAACGGATGTCGAGCCGAAATAATTATAACTGCCGGCAAGCCCGAGCGCGGCAAGGCCCGACAGGATGACGGCGGTCAGGACAAGGCCGTTGGCGCGCGATTCGTAGGTCCGGCTCATTTCCTCGATGGCAAAGACGATGCCGGCAAGCGGCGTGTTGAAGGCGGCTGCAATGCCGGCGGCCGAGCCGGCGAGGATCAGGCCGCGGGCCTGCGCCATGCCGCCGAAGCGGGCGACGGCCAGCATGATCGATGCGCCCACCTGCACGGTCGGCCCTTCGCGGCCGATCGATGCGCCGCTGAGGAGGCCGAGCACCGTCAGCACGATCTTGCCGAAGACGAGCCGCAGCGACAGCAGGCGGGTGCGGTCTTCCGCATCGCGCAGATGCCGCGCGGCGATCGCCTGGGGAATGCCGCTGCCCTGCGCATTCGGGAAAAACCGCGCCGCAAGATAGGCCGACAGCATGAAGCCGAGAGGCGTGATGACGAGCGGCAGCAGGAAGCCCCATTCGCCCGATGCGGTCAGGCCGGCAAAGGCGCGCTGGGCGAGATCGGCAAGCCTGGCAAAGCCGACGCTGATGATGCCGATCGCAAAGGCGCCGCACCAAAAGATCAGCCGCGGACGCCAGAGCGCGAGAGAACCCCAGAGAACACGGGATCGGCGAAGAAGTCGGGACTTGCGGTACAACACTGGCAGGCCGGAGCGGATATTGACTGTGCCTCTTCCTAACCCCGTTTGCGGGGAGAGGACCACCTCTTTCTTCAAGATTTGGTGAAATGGCTTTTCACGCCGCCGCAATGCGCCGCCTGCCTGCCCATTCGGGTAGGGAGAAGATCCATGTTTGCACTTTCGATAAAGCATGTGCTGGCTGCCGTCGGTCTGTCGGCTGCCTTTGCGACGAGCGCTGCTGCCCACCACGGCTGGTCCTGGGTCGAGGCGGGTCAGATCGAGCTTCGCGGTACCATCGAGACAATATCATGGGGCGGACCGCATCCGACGCGTGATGTCGCGACCGCCGATGACGGCGTCTGGTAAGTCGAACTCGGCAAGATTTTCTCAGTCGCTGCCGCGCATGAATTGTGCCGGTGCAGGGAGTTGAATAAAACACGTTGATCCGCCATATTGCATTGCAAATGCAACGCATGAGGCAGGCTATGAAAACTGCATCGCTCCCATCCCTTCGCGTGGATCCTGAATTGCGTGCTGCCGCCGAAAGCGTTCTGAAAGAAGGTGAGAGCTTATCGTCGCTGATGGAAGACTCTCTTCGCCGCCAGATCGATTATAGAAAGACGCAGGCGGAGTTCATCGCGCGGGGTCTGGCTGGTCTGGCGGAAGCGGAACGGACTGGTGTCTATTACACGACGGATGACGTTCAGAAGTTGATGCGCAACAAGCTTGAAAAGGCTAAAGACCGCAAAGCAGCGCAACAGCAATGACTTTCGAACTGAGATACACCCAGACCTTTTATGAAGATCTGGATCGGCTCTCAGACTTTCTTATCGAACGCAATCCGGATTTGGCGGAACGCGGCATCGGCGCCATTCAGAAAGCGCTGATGATACTTGAGGATTTTCCTCTTATGGCCAGACGGGCATCTGAGGATGATCCCTTGTTGCGCGAACTCGTCGTACCCTTCGGCTCGGCCGGATACGTCATCCTATTCAAAGTGACGGGCGAAACGACCGTAACCGTCCTCGCCATCCGTCACCAGCGAGAAGAAGATTATCACTGACTATCGATCGCTGACCGCCGCCCTCGGATTGATCCAGGGCTCCTGGTTCGAGCGCGCGAGCGGCTGCTTGCCGAGAATGTGGTCGGCGGCCTTCTCGCCGGTCATGATCGAGGGGCCGTTCAGATTGCCGTAGGTGACGTGCGGGAAGATCGAGCTGTCGGCGACGCGCAAGGCCTCGACGCCGATCACCCGGGTCTGCGGATCGACCACCGCCATCGGATCATCCTTGGCGCCCATCTTGCAGGTGCCGCAGGGGTGATAGGCGCTTTCCAGATGTTCGCGCAGGAAGGCGTCGATCTGCTCGTCGCTCTGTACACCTTCGCCCGGTTGGATCTCCGGGCCGCGATAGGCGTCGAAGGCCGTCTGCCCGAAGATCTCGCGGGTCAGCCGCACGCAATGGCGGAATTTCTCCCAGTCTTCCGGGTGGCTCATATAGTTGAAACGCAGCACCGGCTCGGCCTTGGGGTCGGGTGAGCGCAGCGTCACGTTGCCGCGCGATTTCGACAGGTTGTAGCCGACATGCACCTGGAAACCGTGGCTTTTGGCCGCCGCCTTGCCGTCATAGCTGATCGCAACGGGGAGGAAATGATACTGGATGTCGGGCTGCTTCAGCCCCGGCGCGGAGCGCAGGAAGGCGCAGGCCTCGAATTGGTTGGAGGCGCCGAGCCCGCCCTTCGACAGCAGCCATTGCGCCCCCGCCACGCCCTGCCAGAACCAGGGCAGCCAGGAATAGAGCGACACCGGCTTGGTACTGACCTGCTGGAAGTAGAATTCCATATGGTCCTGCAGGTTGGCGCCGACGCCCGGCCGGTCGGCCTTCACATCGATGCCCATATCGTTGAGATGCTGACCCGGGCCGATGCCCGACAGCATCAAGAGCTTCGGCGAATTGAAGGAGGAGGCCGAGACGATCACCTCGCGGTTGGCCTTGACCACCTCCGTCCTGCCGCCGCGTTCGATTTCGACACCGGTCGCCCGGCCGTTCTCGATCACGATCTTGCGCGCCAGGCCGTACACGATTTCGACATTCTGCCGCTTCAGGGCCGGCTTCAGATAGGCGTTGGCGGCAGACCAGCGGCGGCCGGCAAAGATGGTCTGCTCCATCAGCCCGAAGCCTTCCTGCTTGCGGCCGTTATAATCCTCCGTCGTCTCGAAACCCGCCTGTTTGCCGGCCTCGACGAAGGCGCGAAACAGTGGATTGGTGAAGCCGCCGCGCTGGACATGCAGCGGCCCGTTGGTGCCGCGCCAGCCTTCCTCGCCGCCATGCGAATGTTCCATCCGCTTGAAATAGGGAAGCACGTCGGCATAGGCCCAGCCGCTGGCGCCAAGCTCCTCCCAGCGGTTGAAATCTTCGGCGTGGCCGCGCACATAGACCATGCCGTTGATTGAGGAGGAGCCGCCGATCACCTTGCCGCGCGGCGCAGTGATGCGCCGGTTGTTGAGGTTGGGTTCCGGCTCGGAGAGATAACCCCAGTTATAGCGCTTCATGCTCATCGGCCAGGCAAGAGCCGCCGGCATCTGGATGAACGGCCCGAAATCGCTGCCGCCCGCCTCGATGACGAGAACGGAATTCTTGCCGTCTTCGGAGAGGCGATAGGCAAGCGCCGAGCCGGCGGAACCGGAGCCGATGATGACGAAATCTGCTTGCATAGTCTTGTCTTTCTCGATTTGCCCTTCGTCCGGCTGCTTGTTCGCCGGGCCTGCCCCTCATCCGGCTGCCGCCACCTTCTCCCCGCTCGCGGGGAGAAGGGATATGCCGCACCGTTTCGGCATTCTTGACCGCCCCGTTTGCCACGTCCCCTCTCCCCGCGTGCGGGGAGAGGGTTAGGGTGAGGGGCAGCGTCTTGCGCCGTTCAATACGGCGCCTGTACCGGCCCCATGCCGACGTAAACCGTCTTCAGCTCGGAATAATGCTCCAGCGCCGCCAGCGAATTCTCGCGGCCGAAGCCCGATTGTTTCGAGCCGCCGAAGGGGATTTCCACCGGGCAGAGATTATAGGTGTTGATCCAGAGCGTGCCCGCCTCCAGCCGGTCGACGACGCGATGGGCGCGGGTGAGGTCGGCGGTGAAGACGCCGCCGGAGAGGCCGAATTCGCTGGCATTGGCGCGTGTGATGACCTCGTCCTCATCGTCGAAATCGAGCACCGACATGACGGGCCCGAAGATCTCCTCGCGGGCGATGGTCATGTCGTCGGTGACGTCGGCAAACACGGTCGGCTGCACGTAATAGCCTTCGCCCGAGACGTTGTTGGGAATTCCGCCGCCGGCAACCAGCGTTGCGCCCTCGGCCTTGCCCTTCTCGATATAGGCAATCACCTTCTCGCGCTGCGCCCAGGAGACCATCGGCCCGATCTGCGTCGCCTCATCCATCGGATCGCCGATCAGCATCGCTTCGGTGCGCGCCTTCAGCCGCTTGAGGAACTCGGCCTTGATGCCCTTCTGCACGAAGACGCGGGTGCCGTTCGAGCAGACCTGGCCGGTCGAATAGAAGTTGCCGAGCATGGCGCCGCCGACCGCCGAATCGAGATCGGCGTCGTCGAAGACGATGAGCGGCGACTTGCCGCCGAGTTCCATCGTCACATGCTTGAGGTTGCCGGCGGCCGCCGCCGCGACCCTGCGGCCGGTCGGCACCGAGCCGGTCAGCGACACTTTGGCGACATCGGGGTGGTTGACGAGCAGCGGCCCGGTGTCGCGGTCGCCCTGGATGACGTTGAAGAGCCCCTTCGGCAGCCCCGCCTCATGCAGGATCTCGGCGATCTTCAGGGCGCCGAGCGGGGTGTTTTCCGAGGGCTTGAACACCATGGCATTGCCTGAGATCAGCGCCGGCGCACTTTTCCAGCAGGCGATCTGCTGCGGATAGTTCCAGGCGCCGATGCCGACGCAGACGCCGAGCGGCACCCGCTTGGTATAGGCGAAATCCTGGCCGAGCGGGATATGCGAACCGTTGAGCCCGGCGGGTGCGACGCCGCCGAAGAATTCAAAGGCGTCGGCGCCCGAGGTCGGGTCGGCGACGATCGTCTCCTGGATCGGCTTGCCGGTATCGAGCGTTTCCAGTTCGGAGAGCGCCCGGTTTCTCTCGCGCATGATCTCGGCGGCGCGCTTGAGGATGCGCCCGCGCGCCATCGGGCTCATCGCCGCCCATTCCGGCTGGGCGCGTTTGGCCGCCGCAATCGCCTTTTCGACGATCGCAGGCGTTGCCGCATGCAGGCGGGCGATCACCTCGCCGGTCGCCGGATAGAGGCTCTCGATGACGGTGCCGTCTGTGTCCTCGACATATTCGCCGTCGATGAAGTGCGAGGCTTTCGGCTGGGCTTTCATGTCATTTGTCCTTGGGGGAGGTGGTGGATAGAAGCGCGTTCACATAATCCTCCGTCAGCGCGATCGAGGCTTCGATGCCGATCGGCGCGGATTTCAGACTTTGCCTGATATAGAGCCCGTCGATCATCGCCGCTGCGCCTTCGGCGATGCGTTCTGCGGCGTCGACGGGCAGCAGCGCCTTGAGATCGGCAAGCAGATTGGAGCGCAGCCGTCTGGCATAGATCACCAGGAAACGCCGCGTCTCTTCCGAGCGCTGCGCTTCGGCATAAAAGGCAAGCCAGGCGGCAATCGTGTCGGGCGCGAACTGGTCGGCGTGGAAGCTGACGCGGATGACGGCCGAAAGCCGCGCCCGCGGCGTCTTGGCTGCCTTCAGCGCCGCCACCGTATCGCGGCGCAGCTGCCTCAGAAGCGAGCGGATGGTCTCGATCAGCAATTGCTCCTTGCTGCCGAAATAATGGTGCGCAAGCGCCGCCGACACGCCGGCCTGGCGGGCGATGTCGGACATGGTGACGGCAAGCGAGCCGTGATCGCCGATCACTCGCAGCGCTGCATCGACCAGCGCCTTGCGGCGCACCGGTTCCATCCCGACCTTCGGCAACGGACAATTCTCCCTGAAATTCATAGGCAGAGTATTTTTGATTGATTGATCAATCAACAAAAATCTTTCTCGATTTGACCGAGATCAGATCTTTCCCTGAAAAATTGCTGCAACATATTCCAAAATTCAGGAGGTGCGCCATGGCCGATGTCTTCAACGCAGTGCCCACATCCTCGCTGCAGTCGAAATGGATCTGGTTCGTCGGTCTCGGCGTGTTGCTGCTCGTCTGCGGCCTGATCGCGCTCGGCAATCTGATGCTCGCCACCGTCGTCTCGGTCTATTACGTCGGCATGCTCATGCTGTTCGGCGGCGTGACCTATCTCGTCCATGCCTTCCAGGTCCGCGGCTGGGATCACGTGCTCTTCTGGATGCTGAGCGGCTTGCTCTACGTGCTCGCCGGCATCTGCGCCTTCATCAACCCGATCCTGACGTCGGCGGCGCTGACGCTGTTTCTTTCGCTCGCGCTTGTCATCGCCGGCGTTTTCCGCACCTGGGTCGGCATGCGCATGAAACCGACCAGGCGCTGGCGCTTTATCGTCGCAAGCGGCGTCATCACCGCGCTTGCCGGTTTCGTCATCGCTCTCGGCTGGCCGGTCAACAGCCTGTGGATCCTCGGCCTGTTCCTGGCCGCCGACCTCACCATCCAGGGCTGGACGATGATCGCCTTCGGCCTCGGCATCCGCCATGGACCTGCCGAAAGTGGTGCGCCTGCGCCGCTGTCCGATCGTTCTTTTTGACAAGGGGGTGAGAGGGGATTAAACTTTAGGGGTATATGCGATCGCCGCAAATGGTCATGCGTCCCCCAAAGGCAGGGTTCTGCCTGAATAAAAAAGGGAGGAAGTTCATGCCGATGGTCACCGTTTCCATCTCTCCGCAACAGGCAGCGGGCATCCGTGCCGCCGTCGACAATGGCGGTTATGCCTCCAGCAGCGAGGTCG contains:
- a CDS encoding PBP1A family penicillin-binding protein — its product is MPNSPESSSAESSGESVGSSSSGRNQTVDSAPQAAASDSQDITQVDDPQPPQGSFGQTRRAASSLFRALRHDLQASSALAKTRTAASVLRRKLRRSMRLVTTSAPIRWMTTALARAGRGIRDRRGNPGESRRRRRPLLAGWRKFAIGTALLVCLLVTSVLVWALKDVPWSEIRDGTLKPVVVLETADGAPLVRQGPYQGPYARYDQFPPHLIDAVLSIEDRRFMDHFGVDPRGIGRAFLRNLEAGSVVEGGSTITQQLIKLQYLDSDRTIKRKIQELVIAVWLEWKLGKHEILTRYLNSVYLGAGATGMPAAARIYFNKDIGALNLPESAMLAGLLRAPSQWNPIDNFEGARQRTMVVLDAMTANGKITAPQAAEAKTSFARLHPTTPTPRSGSWFADWISPQASEIAGSSPGSTTVRTTLVPQLQQIAERIVTRSLDGEGKTVGASQAALVAMTPDGAVVAMVGGRDYKASQFNRAVTAMRQPGSTFKLFVYFAALKAGLTLSDQVLDAPIDIDGWSPENSGGNYHGWVTLAEAFARSLNAASVTLAQEVGLDNVIAAARELGIDAPLANTPSLALGTSEVNLLNLTSAYASVQLGRAPVRPWGIIDFQAAGQPKTFRVGAQSKPSVDLSPYQSDLLGLLQLVVERGTGRGADPGTFAAGKTGTSQNNRDAWFVGFTDALVVGVWVGNDDDAPMKGVTGGALPAHIWRDFVSEATVEPTLSGVRSNEEAVDGQGAPQSCNITACSRSYRSFRPSDCTYQPYSGGRRLCEK
- the cysN gene encoding sulfate adenylyltransferase subunit CysN, translated to MTAANTAVSAATAVSLPAAEPQKALRDSRPLRLITCGSVDDGKSTLIGRLLWDTKAVKEDQAATLQRDSTGKQNDLGLPDFALLLDGLQAEREQGITIDVAYRYFSTDKRSFIVADTPGHEQYTRNMATGASTADLAILLVDARFGILEQTRRHATIASLLGIKQFVLAVNKIDLTGYDRAGFDKISHEFREFALSLGVKQITAIPMSALKGENVVYSGQAAMPWYTGPTLVETLELATVRSSQTVGFRLSVQRVSRPGESFRGYQGTVAGGSVKPGDSVMILPSGMVANVSKIVTFDLVRNAAVAGDAITLVLDRQVDVARGDMIVSIDAQPQVGLAFDAQIVALQPEGIEPGKRYWLKSGSRRQRVQVQPLSQLELKTGTWNAAQRLYMNAIGKVRLSFDEAAIFDPYEQNRQSGSFILIDPETNNTVAGGMVTGKRTELGGLHNGEGRVILSLPADLAEQIMASELFASRSHEAEVRRMTAAEAADLWSSAASDI
- the cysD gene encoding sulfate adenylyltransferase subunit CysD, encoding MPDSRPDTELSNPQSTKAPLDPHLKALENESIHIFREVAAEFERPVMLYSIGKDSSVLLHLARKAFYPGRVPFPLLHVNTGWKFREMIAFRDETAKKYDLDLIEHINPRGAAENITPFTHGSAAFTDIMKTESLRQALDAGQFDAAFGGARRDEEASRAKERIYSFRTPDHRWDPRNQRPELWNVYNGMIRKGESVRAFPLSNWTEVDIWRYIQAEDIPLVPLYYARKRPFVERDGMMILAEDPRLELLPGEVRQEGMIRFRTLGDFPLTGAIRSQATTLEEVIAELEIATVSERQGRAIDRDQSGSMEKKKREGYF
- a CDS encoding phosphoadenylyl-sulfate reductase produces the protein MTVINSIAEAEAVNDRLAGLDLAGRLSLVSSLGGRVVFTTSLGIEDQVISAEIGTHRLPIDVATLQTGRLFAETLALIEETESQYDIKIQRYEPEKADIDAYAAQYGLNGFYESVEARHACCGVRKLKPLARALEGATIWITGLRRGQSANRAETPFAEYDAERHLLKVNPLADWDLEAIKAFVAANGVPVNPLHARGYPSIGCEPCTRAIKPGEPERAGRWWWEQDETRECGLHVAEEAAAIAAV
- a CDS encoding Rrf2 family transcriptional regulator, whose translation is MITQKAKYALRALTALADADADEPVMISDIAAQQKIPKKFLEQILLDLKHHGIVVSRRGKQGGYLLLKPAHTITFGEILRIVDGPIAPLPCLSITAYRRCDDCDGEQNCQIRHVFAKVADATRKVLFSTTIADAAQPAHSAEVTRLLA